The Miscanthus floridulus cultivar M001 chromosome 7, ASM1932011v1, whole genome shotgun sequence genome includes a region encoding these proteins:
- the LOC136464283 gene encoding zinc finger protein CONSTANS-LIKE 9-like isoform X2 has translation MASLCDFCGKQRSMIYCRSDAASLCLSCDRNVHSANALSRRHTRTLLCDRCGSQPASVRCLEDNASLCQNCDWNGHDAASGASGHKRQAINCYSGCPSSAELSRIWSFIMDIPTVAAEPNCEDGLSMMTIDDSDVTHHHGASDDKRLLEIANTTLMSDSDSADKLKPLIGSSSGDGFDVLPLVTDQPAGPVSVTPKVPYARDDDKFNDGMYEDLCVDDADLTFENYEELFGTSHIRTEELFDDAGIDSYFETKETPPFFNEPKTMQLECSNVVSADCGMSNPGARADSSLCIPVRQVRSSISHSLSGFTGESSAGDHQDCGVSPMLLMGEPPWHSPGPEGSVAGGSRDSALTRYKEKKKRRKFDKKIRYASRKARADVRKRVKGRFIKAGEAYDYDPLSQTRSY, from the exons ATGGCTTCTCTTTGTGATTTCTGTGGGAAACAAAGGTCAATGATCTACTGCAGATCAGATGCGGCATCATTATGCTTATCATGCGACCGTAATGTTCATTCAGCTAATGCGCTGTCTCGGCGTCATACAAGGACCCTTCTTTGTGATCGTTGTGGTTCACAGCCTGCATCAGTCAGATGTCTTGAGGACAATGCATCACTTTGCCAAAACTGTGATTGGAATGGGCATGATGCAGCATCAGGGGCTTCTGGGCATAAAAGGCAGGCCATAAATTGTTACTCAGGGTGCCCATCATCAGCAGAGCTTTCGAGAATCTGGTCATTTATTATGGATATCCCGACTGTAGCTGCTGAGCCCAACTGTGAGGATGGACTAAGCATGATGACAATTGATGACAGTGATGTGACTCATCATCATGGTGCTTCAGATGATAAAAGACTGTTGGAAATAGCTAACACAACACTCATGAGCGATTCAGATTCAGCCGACAAGCTTAAACCTCTGATAGGCTCCTCTTCCGGAGATGGGTTTGATGTTCTGCCTCTAGTCACAGATCAGCCTGCTGGACCAGTTTCAGTGACGCCTAAG GTACCTTATGCCAGAGATGACGATAAGTTCAATGATGGCATGTATGAAGACTTATGTGTGGATGATGCTGACCTGACATTCGAGAACTACGAAGAGCTATTTGGTACCTCTCACATTCGAACAGAGGAACTCTTTGATGACGCTGGAATTGACAGTTACTTTGAAACGAAGGAAACACCACCTTTTTTCAACGAG CCCAAAACTATGCAGCTAGAATGTAGCAATGTGGTATCAGCTGATTGTGGGATGTCAAACCCAGGGGCAAGGGCTGATTCCAGCCTTTGTATTCCTGTTAGGCAGGTCAGATCTAGTATATCCCATTCCTTATCTGGTTTTACTGGTGAGAGCAGCGCTGGAGATCACCAAGACTGTGGGGTGTCACCAATGCTCCTCATGGGTGAGCCACCCTGGCATTCTCCTGGTCCTGAAGGCTCAGTTGCTGGAGGAAGCAGAGATAGCGCTCTCACACGatacaaggagaagaagaagagaagaaa GTTTGACAAGAAGATCAGATATGCCTCTCGCAAGGCTAGGGCAGACGTGAGGAAGAGGGTCAAGGGACGGTTTATAAAGGCTGGTGAAGCGTATGACTATGATCCACTAAGCCAAACTAGAAGCTACTGA
- the LOC136464283 gene encoding zinc finger protein CONSTANS-LIKE 9-like isoform X1 translates to MASLCDFCGKQRSMIYCRSDAASLCLSCDRNVHSANALSRRHTRTLLCDRCGSQPASVRCLEDNASLCQNCDWNGHDAASGASGHKRQAINCYSGCPSSAELSRIWSFIMDIPTVAAEPNCEDGLSMMTIDDSDVTHHHGASDDKRLLEIANTTLMSDSDSADKLKPLIGSSSGDGFDVLPLVTDQPAGPVSVTPKVPYARDDDKFNDGMYEDLCVDDADLTFENYEELFGTSHIRTEELFDDAGIDSYFETKETPPFFNEQPKTMQLECSNVVSADCGMSNPGARADSSLCIPVRQVRSSISHSLSGFTGESSAGDHQDCGVSPMLLMGEPPWHSPGPEGSVAGGSRDSALTRYKEKKKRRKFDKKIRYASRKARADVRKRVKGRFIKAGEAYDYDPLSQTRSY, encoded by the exons ATGGCTTCTCTTTGTGATTTCTGTGGGAAACAAAGGTCAATGATCTACTGCAGATCAGATGCGGCATCATTATGCTTATCATGCGACCGTAATGTTCATTCAGCTAATGCGCTGTCTCGGCGTCATACAAGGACCCTTCTTTGTGATCGTTGTGGTTCACAGCCTGCATCAGTCAGATGTCTTGAGGACAATGCATCACTTTGCCAAAACTGTGATTGGAATGGGCATGATGCAGCATCAGGGGCTTCTGGGCATAAAAGGCAGGCCATAAATTGTTACTCAGGGTGCCCATCATCAGCAGAGCTTTCGAGAATCTGGTCATTTATTATGGATATCCCGACTGTAGCTGCTGAGCCCAACTGTGAGGATGGACTAAGCATGATGACAATTGATGACAGTGATGTGACTCATCATCATGGTGCTTCAGATGATAAAAGACTGTTGGAAATAGCTAACACAACACTCATGAGCGATTCAGATTCAGCCGACAAGCTTAAACCTCTGATAGGCTCCTCTTCCGGAGATGGGTTTGATGTTCTGCCTCTAGTCACAGATCAGCCTGCTGGACCAGTTTCAGTGACGCCTAAG GTACCTTATGCCAGAGATGACGATAAGTTCAATGATGGCATGTATGAAGACTTATGTGTGGATGATGCTGACCTGACATTCGAGAACTACGAAGAGCTATTTGGTACCTCTCACATTCGAACAGAGGAACTCTTTGATGACGCTGGAATTGACAGTTACTTTGAAACGAAGGAAACACCACCTTTTTTCAACGAG CAGCCCAAAACTATGCAGCTAGAATGTAGCAATGTGGTATCAGCTGATTGTGGGATGTCAAACCCAGGGGCAAGGGCTGATTCCAGCCTTTGTATTCCTGTTAGGCAGGTCAGATCTAGTATATCCCATTCCTTATCTGGTTTTACTGGTGAGAGCAGCGCTGGAGATCACCAAGACTGTGGGGTGTCACCAATGCTCCTCATGGGTGAGCCACCCTGGCATTCTCCTGGTCCTGAAGGCTCAGTTGCTGGAGGAAGCAGAGATAGCGCTCTCACACGatacaaggagaagaagaagagaagaaa GTTTGACAAGAAGATCAGATATGCCTCTCGCAAGGCTAGGGCAGACGTGAGGAAGAGGGTCAAGGGACGGTTTATAAAGGCTGGTGAAGCGTATGACTATGATCCACTAAGCCAAACTAGAAGCTACTGA